Proteins from a single region of Lelliottia sp. JS-SCA-14:
- a CDS encoding DeoR/GlpR family transcriptional regulator, whose protein sequence is MKQTQRHDAIIELVKKQGYVSTEELVEQFAVSPQTIRRDLNDLADQNRILRHHGGAALPSSSVNTSWHDRKATQTAEKERIAAKVASQIPNGATLFIDIGTTPEAVAHALLNHENLRVVTNNLNVANTLMQKEDFRIILAGGELRSRDGGIIGEATLDFISQFRLDFGILGISGIDSDGSLLEFDYHEVRTKRAIIENSRHVMLVVDHSKFGRNAMVNMGSISMVNAVYTDVMPPTGVLQVIKDNNLQLELC, encoded by the coding sequence ATGAAACAAACGCAACGTCATGACGCCATTATCGAACTGGTTAAAAAGCAGGGATACGTCAGCACCGAAGAGCTGGTCGAGCAGTTCGCCGTCAGCCCGCAGACCATTCGTCGCGATCTCAACGACCTGGCCGATCAGAACCGCATTCTGCGCCACCACGGCGGCGCGGCGTTGCCGTCGAGCTCTGTGAACACTTCCTGGCACGATCGCAAGGCGACGCAAACCGCAGAGAAAGAGCGTATCGCGGCGAAAGTGGCGAGCCAAATCCCCAACGGCGCGACGCTGTTTATTGATATCGGCACCACGCCGGAAGCGGTAGCCCATGCGTTGCTCAACCATGAAAACCTGCGCGTGGTGACCAACAACCTCAACGTGGCAAATACCCTGATGCAGAAAGAGGATTTTCGCATCATTCTGGCGGGCGGCGAACTGCGCAGTCGTGACGGGGGGATCATCGGCGAAGCGACGCTCGACTTTATCTCTCAGTTCCGCCTCGATTTCGGCATCCTCGGGATCAGTGGCATCGACAGCGATGGTTCGCTGCTGGAGTTTGATTACCATGAAGTGCGCACCAAGCGGGCGATTATCGAGAACTCCCGCCACGTGATGCTGGTGGTGGATCACTCGAAGTTCGGCCGTAACGCGATGGTAAACATGGGCAGCATCAGCATGGTGAATGCGGTGTACACCGACGTCATGCCACCGACGGGGGTGTTGCAGGTGATTAAGGATAACAATTTACAGTTAGAGTTGTGTTGA
- the glpE gene encoding thiosulfate sulfurtransferase GlpE, protein MEQFECINVEEAHQKMHQGKAVLVDIRDPQSYAMGHTPGAFHLTNDTLGAFMRDNDFETPVMVMCYHGNSSKGAAQYLLQQGYDAVYSVDGGFDAWHRHFPAEVEHAFGG, encoded by the coding sequence ATGGAACAGTTTGAATGCATTAATGTAGAAGAAGCCCACCAGAAGATGCACCAGGGAAAGGCGGTCCTGGTGGATATTCGCGATCCGCAAAGCTATGCGATGGGCCACACGCCGGGCGCGTTTCATCTGACCAACGACACCCTGGGCGCGTTTATGCGCGATAACGACTTTGAAACCCCGGTGATGGTGATGTGCTATCACGGCAACAGCAGCAAAGGTGCCGCGCAGTATCTGCTCCAGCAGGGCTATGACGCGGTCTACAGCGTCGACGGCGGCTTTGACGCCTGGCATCGGCATTTCCCGGCGGAAGTTGAACACGCCTTTGGCGGCTGA
- the malT gene encoding HTH-type transcriptional regulator MalT, with protein sequence MLIPSKLSRPVRLDHTVVRERLLAKLSGANNFRLALVTSPAGYGKTTLISQWAAGKSDLGWYSLDEGDNQQERFASYLIAAIQQATNGHCVTSEVMVQKRQYASLSSLFAQLFIELAEWHRPLFLVIDDYHLITNPVIHESMRFFLRHQPENLTLVVLSRNLPQLGIANLRVRDQLLEVGSQQLAFNHQEAKQFFDCRLSSPIEASESSRLCDDVAGWATALQLIALSARQNNSPTHQSARRLAGINASHLSDYLVDEVLDSVDPATRQFLLKSSLLRSMNDALIVRVTGEDNGQMRLEEIERQGLFLQRMDDSGEWFSFHPLFGNFLRQRCQWEMATELPDVHRSAAESWMAQGFPSEAIHHALAAGDANMLRDILLNHAWGLFNHSELTLLEESLRALPWESLLENPRLVLLQAWLMQSQHRYSEVNTLLARAEQEMKGEMDGTLHGEFNALRAQVAINDGDQEEAERLAMIALDELPLANYYSRIVATSVHGEVLHCKGDLTRSLSLMQQTEQMARRHDVWHYALWSMIQQSEILFAQGFLQAAWETQEKAFQLIQDQHLEQLPMHEFLLRIRAQLLWAWARLDEAEASARHGVDVLSTFQPQQQLQCLALLVQCSLARGDLDNARNHLNRLENLLGNGQYHSDWVSNADKVRVIYWQMIGDKKSAANWLRQTPKPEFANNHFLQSQWRNIARAQILLGEFEPAEIVLEELNENARSLRLMSDLNRNLLLLNQLYWQAGRKNDAQRVLLEALQLANRTGFISHFVIEGETMAQQLRQLIQLNTLPELDQHRAQRILREINQHHRHKFAHFDENFVERLLNHPEVPELIRTSPLTQREWQVLGLIYSGYSNDQIAGELAVAATTIKTHIRNLYQKLGVAHRQDAVQHAQQLLKMMGYGV encoded by the coding sequence ATGTTGATTCCGTCCAAATTAAGTCGCCCGGTTCGTCTTGACCATACTGTGGTCCGCGAACGTCTGTTGGCGAAACTTTCCGGCGCGAATAATTTCCGACTGGCGCTGGTTACGAGTCCTGCAGGCTATGGCAAAACAACGCTCATCTCACAGTGGGCCGCAGGTAAAAGCGATTTAGGCTGGTACTCCCTCGACGAGGGCGATAACCAGCAGGAGCGCTTTGCCAGCTACCTTATCGCTGCCATTCAGCAGGCGACCAACGGGCATTGCGTCACCAGTGAAGTGATGGTGCAAAAGCGGCAGTACGCGAGCCTCTCCTCCCTGTTCGCCCAGCTGTTCATTGAGCTTGCCGAATGGCATCGCCCGCTGTTCCTGGTGATTGACGATTACCATCTGATTACCAACCCGGTGATCCACGAATCGATGCGCTTCTTCTTGCGCCATCAGCCGGAAAATCTCACCCTGGTGGTGCTCTCGCGTAATCTGCCGCAGCTGGGGATCGCCAATCTGCGCGTGCGCGATCAGCTTCTCGAAGTGGGCAGTCAGCAGCTGGCCTTTAACCATCAGGAGGCGAAACAGTTCTTTGACTGCCGCCTGAGCTCGCCGATTGAAGCCTCCGAAAGTAGCCGCCTGTGCGACGACGTGGCCGGCTGGGCAACTGCGCTACAGCTCATCGCCCTCTCCGCCCGACAAAATAACAGCCCGACGCACCAGTCCGCGCGCCGCCTGGCAGGCATCAACGCCAGCCATCTGTCCGATTATCTGGTCGATGAAGTGCTGGACAGCGTTGACCCGGCGACTCGTCAGTTCCTGCTGAAAAGCTCGCTGCTGCGCTCAATGAACGACGCACTGATTGTGCGCGTGACTGGCGAAGACAACGGCCAGATGCGCCTGGAAGAGATTGAACGCCAGGGATTGTTCCTGCAACGCATGGATGACTCCGGGGAATGGTTCAGCTTCCACCCGCTGTTTGGCAACTTCCTGCGCCAGCGCTGCCAGTGGGAAATGGCCACCGAATTACCCGACGTCCACCGCTCCGCCGCCGAAAGCTGGATGGCGCAAGGTTTCCCGAGCGAAGCGATCCACCACGCGCTGGCCGCCGGTGACGCCAATATGCTGCGCGACATCCTGCTTAACCACGCCTGGGGCCTGTTCAATCACAGTGAACTGACGCTGCTCGAAGAGTCGCTCCGCGCCCTGCCGTGGGAAAGCCTGCTGGAAAATCCGCGTCTGGTGCTGTTGCAGGCGTGGCTGATGCAGAGCCAGCACCGTTACAGTGAAGTGAATACCCTGCTGGCCCGTGCCGAACAAGAGATGAAAGGCGAGATGGACGGCACGCTGCACGGCGAGTTTAACGCCCTGCGCGCGCAGGTGGCGATCAACGACGGCGACCAGGAAGAGGCTGAACGTCTGGCGATGATCGCCCTCGACGAGCTGCCGCTGGCGAACTACTACAGCCGCATTGTGGCCACGTCGGTTCACGGCGAAGTGCTGCACTGCAAAGGCGATCTCACCCGCTCCCTGTCGCTGATGCAGCAGACGGAGCAGATGGCCCGCCGTCATGACGTCTGGCATTACGCCCTGTGGAGCATGATCCAGCAGAGCGAAATATTATTTGCTCAGGGGTTCCTGCAAGCGGCCTGGGAGACTCAGGAAAAAGCGTTCCAGCTGATTCAGGATCAGCACCTCGAACAGCTGCCGATGCACGAATTCCTGCTGCGCATCCGGGCACAGTTGCTGTGGGCCTGGGCGCGTCTGGATGAGGCCGAAGCCTCTGCCCGTCACGGCGTGGACGTGCTATCTACCTTCCAGCCGCAGCAGCAGCTGCAATGCCTGGCTCTGCTGGTGCAGTGCTCGCTGGCGCGCGGCGATCTGGATAACGCCCGGAATCACCTGAACCGCCTCGAAAACCTGCTCGGCAACGGTCAGTACCATAGCGACTGGGTTTCCAACGCCGATAAGGTGCGGGTGATTTACTGGCAAATGATCGGCGATAAAAAGTCCGCCGCCAACTGGCTGCGCCAGACGCCAAAACCGGAATTCGCCAATAACCACTTTCTGCAAAGCCAGTGGCGCAACATCGCCCGCGCGCAGATCCTGCTGGGTGAGTTCGAGCCTGCGGAAATTGTGCTGGAAGAGCTGAACGAGAACGCCCGCAGCCTGCGTCTGATGAGCGATCTGAACCGCAACCTGCTGCTGCTCAATCAGCTTTACTGGCAGGCCGGACGTAAAAACGACGCCCAGCGCGTGCTGCTGGAAGCACTCCAGCTGGCGAACCGCACCGGGTTTATCAGTCATTTTGTGATTGAAGGCGAGACGATGGCGCAGCAGCTGCGCCAGCTGATTCAGCTCAATACGTTACCGGAACTGGATCAGCACCGTGCCCAGCGCATTCTGCGCGAGATTAACCAGCATCATCGCCACAAGTTCGCGCACTTCGATGAGAACTTTGTCGAACGTCTGCTGAACCACCCGGAAGTGCCGGAACTTATTCGCACCAGCCCGCTCACCCAGCGTGAGTGGCAGGTTCTGGGGTTGATTTACTCGGGCTACAGCAACGATCAGATTGCGGGCGAGCTGGCGGTCGCAGCGACCACCATCAAAACGCACATTCGTAATTTGTATCAGAAACTCGGCGTGGCGCATCGTCAGGACGCGGTGCAGCATGCGCAGCAGCTGTTGAAGATGATGGGGTATGGTGTGTAA
- a CDS encoding IS110 family transposase, translated as MMELIPVGVDIAKLKFDVAVLLPNQKYKTKKFPNTSAGCREFLSWLARFGDCHVCMEATGCYSTELATLLADNGCCVSLENPARIHAFGNTELTRNKTDKSDAALIARYCALYQPAPWYPAPLSERQLTALVRHLRNLEEMRQMEMNRLEAADEVIVPSLHEHVAMLDELIDETRKKISQHIDDNPDLKRDRELLKSIPGIGEMLSVSLLAFAGNLRRFSDSKALVAYAGLNPRRCESGMWKGKSRLSKVGHAELRSALYMPAVVAGRCNEVVKNLMDRLAARGKTGKERVCAGMRKLLQLAYGVVKSGREFNAEIPLAG; from the coding sequence ATGATGGAGCTTATTCCTGTCGGCGTTGATATCGCCAAACTCAAATTTGATGTCGCCGTCCTGCTGCCTAATCAGAAATACAAAACCAAAAAATTCCCCAACACCTCTGCCGGATGCCGCGAGTTCCTCAGCTGGCTGGCACGTTTTGGCGACTGCCATGTCTGCATGGAAGCGACGGGCTGCTACAGCACTGAACTTGCCACCCTGCTGGCCGATAACGGCTGCTGTGTCAGCCTCGAAAATCCCGCCCGCATACACGCGTTTGGCAATACGGAGCTGACCCGCAACAAAACGGACAAAAGTGATGCGGCACTGATAGCCCGCTACTGCGCCCTGTATCAACCCGCCCCCTGGTATCCTGCGCCGCTGAGCGAGCGTCAGCTGACGGCGCTGGTACGCCACCTGCGTAATCTGGAAGAGATGCGGCAGATGGAGATGAACCGCCTTGAAGCAGCCGACGAGGTCATTGTTCCCTCACTGCATGAACACGTTGCCATGCTGGATGAACTGATTGACGAAACACGAAAAAAAATCAGCCAGCACATCGATGATAACCCTGACCTGAAGCGGGACAGGGAACTGCTGAAGAGCATCCCCGGGATCGGTGAAATGCTGAGCGTGAGCCTGCTGGCGTTCGCGGGTAATCTGAGACGGTTCAGTGACAGTAAGGCACTGGTGGCTTACGCCGGGCTGAATCCACGGCGCTGTGAGTCGGGGATGTGGAAAGGAAAGAGCAGGCTGTCAAAAGTAGGTCACGCAGAGCTGCGCAGTGCCCTGTATATGCCGGCAGTGGTGGCGGGTAGGTGCAATGAGGTGGTGAAGAATCTGATGGACAGGCTGGCAGCGAGAGGAAAAACAGGGAAGGAACGCGTATGTGCCGGGATGAGAAAACTGCTCCAGCTGGCTTATGGCGTGGTGAAATCCGGACGAGAATTTAATGCTGAAATACCGCTTGCCGGATAA
- the glpD gene encoding glycerol-3-phosphate dehydrogenase — METKDLIVIGGGINGAGIAADAAGRGLSVLMLEANDLACATSSASSKLIHGGLRYLEHYEFRLVSEALAEREVLLKMAPHLAIPMRFRLPHRPHLRPAWMIRIGLFMYDHLGKRTSLPSSTGLRFGSESVLKPEIVRGFEYSDCWVDDARLVLANAQMVVQKDGEVKTRTRATAARRENGLWIVEAEDIDTGEKFSWQARGLVNATGPWVKQFFDDGMKLPSPYGIRLIKGSHIVVPRVHTQKQAYILQNEDKRIVFVIPWMDEFSIIGTTDVEYKGDPKNVEIDESEIGYLLKVYNAHFKKQLGRDDVVWTYSGVRPLCDDESDSPQAITRDYTLDIHDVDGQAPLLSVFGGKLTTYRKLAESAMEKLTPYYKGIGPAWTKGATLPGGDIGSDRDDFAAKLRRRYPFITESMARHYARTYGSNTDLILGDAKTLADLGEHFGHELYEAELRYLVEHEWVRRLDDAIWRRTKEGMWLDAEQQSRVAQWLVQNAGKRELSLAS; from the coding sequence ATGGAAACCAAAGATCTGATTGTGATAGGCGGGGGCATTAACGGTGCCGGTATTGCGGCAGATGCCGCAGGACGCGGATTATCTGTACTGATGCTGGAAGCCAACGATCTCGCCTGCGCGACCTCGTCCGCCAGCTCCAAACTGATCCACGGCGGCCTGCGCTACCTGGAACACTACGAATTCCGCCTGGTCAGCGAAGCACTGGCCGAGCGCGAAGTGCTGCTGAAAATGGCCCCTCATCTGGCGATCCCGATGCGTTTTCGTCTGCCTCATCGCCCGCATCTGCGTCCGGCGTGGATGATCCGCATTGGTCTGTTTATGTACGATCACCTGGGGAAACGGACCAGTCTGCCGAGCTCGACTGGTTTGCGTTTTGGCTCAGAATCGGTTCTGAAACCGGAAATCGTGCGCGGTTTCGAATATTCCGACTGCTGGGTGGACGATGCGCGCCTGGTGCTGGCGAATGCCCAGATGGTGGTGCAGAAGGATGGCGAGGTGAAAACCCGCACTCGCGCCACCGCCGCACGCCGTGAAAACGGGCTGTGGATCGTCGAAGCGGAAGATATCGATACCGGCGAGAAGTTTAGCTGGCAGGCGCGCGGTCTGGTCAACGCCACCGGCCCGTGGGTGAAACAGTTCTTTGACGATGGCATGAAACTGCCTTCGCCGTACGGTATCCGCCTGATCAAGGGCAGCCATATCGTGGTGCCGCGCGTGCATACGCAGAAGCAGGCGTACATTCTGCAAAACGAAGATAAGCGCATCGTGTTTGTGATCCCGTGGATGGATGAGTTTTCGATCATCGGCACCACCGACGTGGAGTACAAAGGCGATCCGAAGAACGTCGAAATCGACGAGAGCGAAATCGGCTATCTGCTGAAAGTCTATAACGCGCACTTTAAGAAACAGCTGGGGCGCGATGACGTGGTCTGGACTTATTCCGGCGTGCGTCCGCTGTGCGATGACGAATCCGATTCACCGCAGGCGATCACCCGCGACTATACGCTGGATATTCATGACGTTGACGGTCAGGCACCGCTGCTGTCGGTGTTTGGCGGCAAGCTGACGACCTATCGTAAGCTGGCGGAAAGTGCGATGGAAAAACTGACGCCGTACTACAAAGGCATCGGCCCGGCGTGGACCAAAGGCGCGACGCTGCCTGGCGGCGATATCGGTAGCGATCGCGATGACTTCGCGGCAAAACTGCGCCGTCGTTATCCGTTTATTACCGAATCCATGGCCCGCCATTACGCGCGCACTTACGGCAGCAATACGGACTTAATCCTGGGTGATGCCAAAACGCTGGCCGATCTCGGGGAACATTTTGGTCATGAGCTGTACGAAGCCGAGCTGCGTTACCTGGTGGAGCACGAGTGGGTGCGCCGTCTGGACGATGCGATCTGGCGTCGTACCAAAGAAGGGATGTGGCTGGATGCGGAACAGCAATCGCGCGTGGCGCAATGGCTGGTGCAAAATGCGGGAAAGCGTGAGTTGTCGTTAGCGTCGTGA
- the glpG gene encoding rhomboid family intramembrane serine protease GlpG has translation MLMITSFTNPRVAQAFVDYMATQGVILTIQQHTQTDVWLADESQANFVNTELARFLENPADPRYLAASWTSGHTDSGLHYQRFPFLATVRERAGPFTLLLMAACILVFIIMNVVGDQQVMIALAWPYDASVQFDVWRYFSHALMHFSVLHILFNLLWWWYLGGAVEKRLGTGKLIVITVISALLSGYVQHKFSGPWFGGLSGVVYALMGYVWLRGERDPESGIYLQRGLITFALIWLIAGWFDLFGMSIANGAHVAGLAVGLAMAFADTLNARKRT, from the coding sequence ATGCTGATGATTACCTCTTTTACCAACCCGCGCGTCGCTCAGGCGTTTGTCGATTACATGGCGACGCAGGGTGTGATCCTGACGATTCAACAGCATACGCAGACCGACGTCTGGCTGGCTGATGAGAGCCAGGCGAATTTCGTCAACACCGAGCTGGCGCGTTTTCTGGAAAACCCTGCCGACCCGCGCTATCTGGCGGCCAGCTGGACCTCCGGCCACACGGACAGCGGGCTGCATTATCAGCGTTTCCCTTTCTTAGCCACCGTGCGCGAGCGCGCCGGGCCCTTTACCCTGCTGCTGATGGCGGCCTGTATTCTGGTGTTTATCATCATGAACGTGGTCGGCGACCAGCAGGTGATGATCGCTCTCGCCTGGCCGTATGACGCCTCGGTGCAGTTTGACGTCTGGCGCTATTTCAGCCACGCCCTGATGCACTTTTCGGTGCTGCATATTCTCTTTAACCTGCTGTGGTGGTGGTATCTCGGCGGGGCGGTGGAGAAGCGTCTCGGCACCGGGAAACTCATTGTCATCACCGTAATCAGCGCCCTGTTAAGCGGCTATGTACAGCACAAGTTTAGCGGCCCGTGGTTCGGTGGTTTGTCGGGTGTGGTATACGCATTAATGGGCTACGTCTGGCTGCGTGGCGAACGTGACCCCGAAAGCGGCATCTATCTGCAACGTGGTTTAATAACCTTTGCGTTAATATGGCTAATTGCCGGATGGTTTGATCTGTTTGGTATGTCTATCGCCAACGGCGCGCACGTTGCCGGGCTGGCCGTAGGGCTGGCGATGGCGTTTGCCGATACGCTGAATGCGCGAAAACGAACATAA